From a single Stackebrandtia endophytica genomic region:
- a CDS encoding maleylpyruvate isomerase family mycothiol-dependent enzyme — protein MNRGGPMDKIGYLEWWRTEYRRLWTAVSDVDLSRPVPSCPEWNVRDLVAHLEMVMDRYVLRLRSPLPPEGQSPPSDAADPRPGLERAAAELAAALIRHDVGDVAWSWSPLPDTAWFWFRRAACEIAIHRWDAQKVEGTPEPVDRPLALAGVAEVFDSFLPAGRLMFPQAANGRIRVSVVDSAAEWLIGWDQGQYAMDAGGEPDVTVGGSASDLFLAFWGRIPMTTVDPIERLDLLNALRIR, from the coding sequence ATGAACAGGGGCGGCCCCATGGACAAGATCGGTTACCTCGAATGGTGGCGAACGGAGTACCGGCGACTGTGGACGGCCGTATCCGATGTCGATCTGAGTCGCCCGGTCCCCAGTTGTCCGGAGTGGAATGTGCGCGATCTGGTCGCGCATCTCGAGATGGTCATGGATCGGTATGTGTTGCGGCTGCGCTCACCCCTTCCGCCCGAAGGTCAGAGCCCGCCCAGCGACGCCGCCGACCCGCGGCCGGGGCTGGAACGCGCGGCGGCCGAGCTGGCGGCGGCCCTGATTCGCCACGATGTCGGGGACGTGGCCTGGAGCTGGTCACCGCTACCGGACACCGCGTGGTTCTGGTTTCGGCGCGCTGCTTGTGAGATCGCGATCCACCGTTGGGACGCGCAGAAGGTTGAGGGAACACCGGAACCGGTTGATCGCCCACTGGCCTTGGCGGGGGTGGCCGAGGTGTTCGATTCGTTCCTGCCCGCGGGACGTTTGATGTTTCCGCAGGCGGCAAACGGTCGCATCAGAGTGAGCGTCGTGGACTCGGCCGCCGAATGGTTGATCGGCTGGGACCAGGGGCAATATGCAATGGATGCAGGCGGCGAACCCGATGTGACGGTCGGCGGCAGTGCCTCCGATCTCTTTCTCGCCTTCTGGGGTCGCATTCCTATGACCACTGTGGATCCCATTGAAAGGCTCGACCTGTTGAACGCGCTGCGAATCCGATGA
- a CDS encoding ATP-binding cassette domain-containing protein: protein MLPAVSDGLIRLEQVGLTYPGPPPVDALRPCDLTIGTGEYVAIVGPSGSGKSTLLNVLGLLDKPTTGRYLLDGHDTSLMSEGKRTTLRAKTIGFVFQSFHLMPHRTAEENVALALVYQGTPAKVRRERAREMLEHVGLSHRIGAVPTTLSGGERQRVAIARALAATPSLLLCDEPTGNLDSKTAASVMETLDELNRNGLTILIITHDQTVADHAGRTVTIRDGILSED, encoded by the coding sequence ATGCTCCCGGCGGTCAGTGATGGACTGATTCGGCTGGAACAGGTCGGACTGACCTACCCCGGTCCGCCTCCGGTCGACGCGCTACGACCGTGTGATCTCACGATCGGCACCGGCGAGTACGTCGCCATCGTCGGCCCGTCGGGTTCGGGAAAGTCAACGCTTCTCAACGTCCTGGGTCTGTTGGACAAGCCGACGACCGGCCGGTACCTCCTCGACGGCCACGACACGTCACTCATGTCGGAAGGTAAACGCACCACGCTGCGAGCCAAGACCATCGGCTTCGTGTTCCAGTCGTTCCACCTGATGCCCCACCGTACCGCCGAAGAGAACGTCGCGCTGGCACTGGTCTACCAGGGGACCCCGGCGAAGGTTCGCCGGGAACGAGCCCGCGAGATGCTGGAGCACGTCGGTCTGTCCCACCGAATCGGCGCCGTACCGACGACCCTGTCCGGTGGTGAACGTCAGCGGGTCGCGATCGCCCGCGCATTGGCGGCCACTCCGTCGCTGTTGCTGTGTGACGAGCCCACCGGAAACCTGGACTCCAAGACGGCCGCATCGGTCATGGAAACCCTCGACGAGCTCAACCGCAATGGGCTGACCATTTTGATCATCACCCATGACCAGACCGTCGCCGATCACGCGGGACGTACCGTCACCATCAGGGACGGGATCCTCAGCGAAGACTGA
- a CDS encoding exonuclease domain-containing protein: MSWTTGPLMGFDTETTGVTAESDRIVTAAIVDGADISTWLIDPGVEIPTEAVAVHGITTHRAQTDGSSPELALPEIARTLTKAAEERIPVVVYRAGFDLTLLANELRRHGIEQVPWNRLYVIDPFVLDKRWDKWRKGKRTLTAVCEHYDVPLTQAHTAVADATAAVALARAIGNRYPKVAGMNLAELHAAQMGWHADDAASLEAYFRRQGRDESVDRRWPMRF; this comes from the coding sequence ATGAGTTGGACGACCGGACCACTGATGGGTTTCGACACCGAGACCACCGGGGTTACCGCTGAATCCGATCGCATCGTCACCGCCGCGATCGTCGACGGAGCGGATATCTCCACCTGGTTGATCGATCCCGGCGTCGAGATCCCCACCGAGGCTGTCGCGGTGCATGGCATCACGACCCATCGTGCCCAAACCGACGGGTCATCCCCGGAACTGGCGCTGCCCGAGATCGCCCGGACGTTGACCAAGGCCGCTGAAGAACGCATCCCCGTCGTGGTCTACCGAGCCGGGTTCGACCTGACGCTGCTGGCCAACGAACTGCGGCGCCACGGCATCGAACAGGTTCCCTGGAACCGCCTGTACGTCATCGATCCGTTTGTCCTCGACAAGCGTTGGGACAAGTGGCGCAAGGGCAAGCGCACCCTCACCGCCGTGTGCGAGCACTACGACGTGCCGCTGACCCAAGCCCACACCGCCGTCGCCGACGCCACCGCCGCGGTCGCACTGGCCAGGGCCATCGGAAACCGATACCCGAAGGTCGCGGGCATGAACCTCGCCGAGTTGCACGCGGCCCAGATGGGTTGGCACGCCGACGATGCCGCGTCTTTGGAGGCCTACTTTCGCCGACAGGGCAGGGACGAGAGTGTGGATCGCCGGTGGCCCATGCGGTTCTGA
- a CDS encoding UDP-N-acetylmuramate dehydrogenase, with the protein MPVLNPSRLANHTTLRLGGAPERLVEARDRDELIDLVRSADEQGTPLLLVAGGSNLVVADSGFAGTAALVRSHGVAVVEDDDQVTVTVQAGHPWDDLVAQAVTEGWSGIECLAGIPGSTGATPVQNVGAYGQEISEVFVSAEVLDRHTGQVSDFDTAACRFGYRDSAFKHTDRYVVLNATYRLTKSSLSRPIRYAETATRLGVSVGDAVPLARAREVVLELRRGKGMVLDAADPDTYSAGSFFINPVITTAEFEKLSSAVDVEPPHWPSGDGIKVPAGWLIGRAGFEPGYGHDGVAISGKHRLALTNRGDGTTTALLNLAREIRDTVAENLGVTMRPEPTIIGAKL; encoded by the coding sequence GTGCCAGTACTGAATCCGAGCCGGTTGGCCAACCACACCACGCTGCGGTTGGGCGGTGCTCCCGAACGCCTCGTCGAAGCCCGCGACCGCGATGAGCTCATCGACCTGGTCCGCTCGGCCGACGAGCAGGGAACCCCCCTCCTGTTGGTGGCGGGAGGCAGCAACCTGGTGGTCGCCGATTCCGGATTCGCCGGCACCGCGGCTTTGGTCCGCAGTCACGGCGTGGCCGTCGTCGAGGACGACGACCAGGTCACCGTGACCGTCCAGGCCGGTCACCCCTGGGACGACCTGGTCGCTCAGGCGGTCACCGAAGGCTGGTCGGGAATCGAATGCCTGGCCGGGATTCCCGGTTCAACCGGCGCGACCCCGGTTCAAAACGTCGGGGCCTACGGCCAGGAGATCAGCGAGGTGTTCGTCTCGGCGGAGGTCCTGGATCGCCACACCGGTCAGGTCAGCGACTTCGATACCGCCGCCTGTCGGTTCGGATACCGCGACAGCGCCTTCAAACACACCGACCGTTACGTCGTCCTCAACGCGACCTACCGGTTGACGAAATCCAGCCTGTCCCGCCCGATCCGTTACGCCGAGACCGCGACGAGGCTCGGCGTGTCGGTGGGGGACGCGGTTCCGCTGGCCCGCGCCCGCGAAGTCGTCCTGGAACTGCGGCGAGGCAAGGGAATGGTGCTCGACGCCGCCGACCCCGATACCTACAGCGCGGGTTCGTTCTTCATCAATCCGGTCATCACGACGGCGGAGTTCGAGAAGCTGTCGTCGGCGGTCGACGTAGAGCCTCCACATTGGCCTTCCGGTGACGGGATCAAGGTTCCCGCCGGGTGGTTGATCGGTCGTGCGGGCTTCGAACCGGGATACGGCCACGACGGTGTGGCGATCTCCGGCAAGCATCGCCTGGCTCTCACCAACCGCGGAGACGGAACCACCACGGCCCTGTTGAATCTGGCTCGGGAGATTCGCGACACCGTCGCCGAGAACCTCGGGGTGACCATGCGCCCCGAGCCGACGATCATCGGAGCCAAGCTCTAA